The Lycium barbarum isolate Lr01 chromosome 9, ASM1917538v2, whole genome shotgun sequence genome has a segment encoding these proteins:
- the LOC132611747 gene encoding uncharacterized protein LOC132611747, giving the protein MPPKKATAAQKKKGVVGETSRAQKGTRTLAQMMRDIASQPADSTTSSSSEESGAPVAATRGRGTATPLAPEAPTAAPPVPQPGADDGTLREAVQLLTRLVAGQARRRGRRDDDDDDRRDSLRVREFLLCGPPEFFGSKPDEDPHDFIRGMRRSLDLVRASETESVELASHRLRDVAAHWYESWELSRGEGASPATWDEFVAAFTRHFLPPELRRAQVDRFLHLQQRGRSVREYNLEFDSLARYAPAIVADMADRMHRYVMGLDRYLIDGCMAVALQTDMDIARLQAYALGMEDRHRDDYYSRDRDRRPPKRARSAGYSGDSRGRQPQPQQQSSWHSSQPAQSTPPQFSGRRFDSPGYLGAGQSSGVSGSRVDRSSGQTRPPRPQCSYCGRYPPGECYRATGACYSCGRQGHTVRECPYKGNLGGAAQPTGSVAGSSSPSIAIRPAGQGTSTSAGRSRGRGGAPSSSGPSNRIYALTSRQDPEALPNADTGILMSFFEI; this is encoded by the coding sequence atgcctccgaaaaaggcgacggccgcccagaagaaaaagggcgtggtaggagagaccagtcgggctcagaagggtactcggacccttgctcagatgatgcgtgatattgcgtCCCAGCCAGCAGACTCTACTACgtcttcatcatcagaggagtctggagcaccaGTCGCTGCCACTAGGGGTCGGGGGACGGctacaccattagctccagaggctccaacgGCCGCGCCTCCagttccccagccaggggcagatgATGGTACCCTGCGAGAGGCAGTTCAGCTATTGACTCgactggtagcggggcaggctcgcagacgcgggcggagggatgatgatgatgatgacaggcgtgacagcctgagggttcgagagttcctattatgtggccccccagagttttttgggtctaagcccgacgaggacccccatgactttattcgggggatgcgacgctcactagacttggtcagggcttcagagactgagtctgttgagttggcctcgcacagactacgggatgttgctgctcactggtatgagtcctgggagctatccaggggtgagggtgcttccccagctacttgggacgagttcgtggctgcgtttacccgccactttttgcccccagagttacggcgggcgcaggttgatcgatttttgcatctgcagcagaggggtcggagcgttcgtgagtataatttggagtttgattctctggcccggtatgcacctgccatagtagcagacatggccgatcggatgcacagatacgtgatggggttagaccgttatttgattgatggctgtatggcggtggcattgcagacagatatggatatcgcccgactacaggcctatgctctgggtatggaggaccgacacagggaCGATTATtacagcagagatcgggacaggaggccgcccaagagggccaggtctgcaggatattctggagattcccgaggcagacagcctcagccgCAGCAGCAGTCTAGCTGGcattcttcccagccggcacagagcacacctccgcagttctcaggcaggagatttgatagcccagggtatttaggagcaggccagagctccggggtttcaggttcgcgggtagacaggagttccggtcagacgaggccacccaggcctcagtgttcttactgtgggagataccctcctggagagtgctaccgtgctacaggtgcttgttattcttgtggccgccagggccatactgtgagagagtgcccgtataagggtaatttgggaggtgcagcgcagcctaccgggtcagtcgcTGGGTCATCGTCTCCTTCGATAGCCATACGCCCTGCGGGGCAGGGTACGTCGACATCAGCAGGCCGcagcagaggtcgtggcggagctcccagttcaagcggtccttcgaaccgcatctatgccttgactagtcgacaggacccggaggcgctACCAAACGCGGATACAGGTATACTAATGTCTTTTTTCGAAATATAA